A stretch of Microbulbifer sp. SAOS-129_SWC DNA encodes these proteins:
- a CDS encoding RNA polymerase sigma factor: MRFFRGSAAAEDRFTALVRPHLRLMYRMAYRWSQDRSESEDLVQDVLTRLFPRLDELAAVDKLGPWLVKVLYRRYVDLYRRRARSPIDESVAWSSDESAFGDLLPDERNRYHQLELQRALNRALETIDDSWRDVVLLHDVEGYTALEVAEILDINVGTVKSRLHRARKKLREALQLGTIESSHAC, translated from the coding sequence ATGCGCTTCTTCCGCGGTTCCGCGGCTGCCGAAGACCGCTTTACCGCCCTGGTACGCCCGCACCTGCGTCTCATGTATCGCATGGCCTATCGCTGGAGCCAGGACCGCAGCGAATCCGAGGACCTGGTGCAGGATGTGCTGACGCGGCTTTTCCCGCGGCTCGACGAGCTCGCCGCCGTGGACAAGTTGGGGCCCTGGTTGGTCAAGGTGCTTTACCGACGCTACGTGGATCTCTACCGCCGGCGTGCGCGTTCGCCCATTGATGAAAGCGTTGCCTGGAGCAGTGACGAATCCGCGTTTGGCGACCTGCTGCCGGATGAGCGCAACCGCTATCACCAGCTGGAATTGCAGCGGGCCCTGAACCGGGCCCTGGAAACCATCGACGACAGCTGGCGCGATGTGGTGTTACTGCACGATGTCGAAGGGTATACCGCGCTAGAGGTGGCGGAGATCCTGGATATCAATGTCGGCACCGTGAAGTCGCGCCTGCACCGGGCACGCAAAAAGCTCAGAGAGGCGCTGCAACTGGGAACCATTGAAAGCAGCCATGCGTGTTAA
- a CDS encoding tetratricopeptide repeat protein, whose translation MDVKIGIICSALLLAAATASPAVLAGDSFALGTRAFKQGDYTGALAQFEREQRAGNESANLKYNLGVTLYKLQRYAAAAEYFRQLRADPQWHDLAEFQLGLVAEKRGRPERAAAHYRALSGSSSARLRQLGAARLAALAPAAPQPPVVPEPSPWLGVASLALGNDNNAYALQNDLLQDSSVGQDSFSELFVWGQYQLQGDAVDGWRLHGFGYGRRYTDLSDLDLDSYRLGLSRDLQWDGWQVELGGAGELVSLGGQRVSSEIGGVGRLRRDIGDAELTLAYLPSHFSGSGSYDYLDGWRHRFDAKWEQPLGLFKLDALYRLELNDRADLESGTSGRYSYSPTRQTLGVALEWPLLGGWSLTAGADYRHSRYAGINSLIDSDGVQKQHQRQAQRWRGWLQAELRLLPRLALAGKLTWTDNAENFDIYTYDKGEASLSARYSF comes from the coding sequence ATGGATGTGAAGATCGGGATTATCTGCAGCGCACTGCTCTTGGCCGCGGCGACGGCCTCGCCCGCAGTGCTGGCCGGGGATTCTTTTGCGCTCGGCACGCGGGCCTTTAAGCAGGGCGACTACACAGGCGCGCTGGCACAGTTCGAGCGCGAGCAACGCGCCGGCAACGAAAGCGCCAACCTGAAATACAACCTCGGCGTCACGCTGTACAAGCTGCAGCGCTACGCCGCCGCCGCGGAGTATTTCCGCCAGTTGCGCGCGGACCCGCAGTGGCACGACCTGGCCGAATTCCAGCTGGGGCTGGTGGCGGAAAAGCGCGGGCGCCCGGAGCGCGCCGCCGCGCACTACCGCGCCCTCTCCGGCAGTTCATCCGCGCGCTTGCGCCAGCTGGGCGCCGCGCGCCTGGCCGCGCTGGCGCCGGCCGCGCCCCAACCTCCGGTGGTGCCCGAGCCCTCGCCGTGGCTGGGGGTGGCCAGTCTGGCGCTGGGCAATGACAACAACGCCTACGCCCTGCAGAACGACCTGCTGCAGGACTCGTCGGTAGGGCAAGACAGCTTCTCCGAACTGTTTGTGTGGGGGCAGTACCAGCTGCAGGGCGATGCGGTGGATGGCTGGCGCCTGCACGGCTTCGGCTACGGCCGCCGCTATACCGACCTGAGCGACCTGGATCTCGACAGCTACCGGCTGGGGCTGTCGCGGGACCTGCAATGGGATGGCTGGCAGGTGGAGCTGGGAGGCGCCGGCGAGCTGGTGTCCCTCGGTGGACAGCGGGTCAGCAGCGAAATCGGCGGTGTCGGCCGCCTGCGCCGCGATATCGGCGATGCCGAGCTGACCCTTGCCTACCTGCCCAGTCACTTCAGTGGCAGTGGCAGCTATGACTACCTCGATGGCTGGCGCCACCGTTTCGATGCGAAATGGGAGCAGCCGCTGGGCCTGTTCAAGCTCGATGCCCTCTACCGCCTGGAGCTCAACGATCGCGCAGATCTGGAGAGCGGCACCAGTGGCCGCTACAGCTACTCACCCACGCGGCAGACGCTGGGGGTGGCGCTGGAGTGGCCGCTGCTGGGGGGCTGGTCGCTGACCGCCGGCGCCGATTATCGCCACAGTCGCTATGCTGGCATCAACAGCCTGATCGACAGCGACGGCGTGCAGAAGCAGCATCAGCGGCAGGCGCAGCGCTGGCGCGGCTGGCTGCAGGCGGAGTTGCGGTTACTGCCGCGGCTGGCCCTGGCGGGCAAGCTGACCTGGACCGACA